The window CATAAACGGCACAGGCCTTGGCACCAGGCATGACATCAAGTCATTGCTCAGCCAAAGCCACATGGCCCACCTATTTTCCTATAGTTCAAAACCGGACTCTCACCCTCCTTGCTCTGCATTCACAGCTTTTTGTTGCACCATGGATAATACCCAACTTTTGGCCATGTATCAGCCACAGGCAAAAGAGCATTTCATTCAGTGACAGAAGTATGTCAAAGTATGTCAAATGTAGGGAAACAGAAGTATGTCAAAGTCTTTCTCTTGGCAGCTGTACACCTTCAAGGTATGGAAGGAAAGTGCTCCCCAGCCTGATAATTTTAACCAATCTCTTCTTTGAAGGACTATCAGCCAAACTGAGGCCCAGTTTTAGAACGTGAGAAGAAACAAGGAAGGAATGTGAAACCAACAGAAGTGAAGGCATCATAGCTGAACATGTCAGATTATGTCAACTGTAGTAGGTACACAAGAAGAGTATCCAGCTGGGAAAAAGTACATGGGAGCATCACACAGGAGTTCACACCAAAGACCATAGGCACAGCTCTCCAAGTCATTGCTTtggacaagaagaaaaggaaaatggccaGAACCACAACTACGGGACCCATATAGCAACTAGGAGAAACGGAACATTTACACCTACCTTGTAGACATTTCAAGCTAAGCCACAGCAAACTCTTCCACCTGCCCTGTCTCTGTGCAGACAGAATGCTTCAACGTGCTCCACTATCATGTAACAGGGAAGCTAACTTTGCAGACAGACATCACTGAAAGACATGCTGCGCACACAGTTTCTCTTTACAGAGAACAAGGATCACAACATGGACGCAGGCATGGAGACTTCTCTGCTCATCACACTCATTTCaagaaacataaaatgttctAAAGGGCACAAGCGATATGCAGCTTGGTTAAAGCCTCAGTCGTCAGTATCAGCTCAAAGGCACCATCTTTCCTCCTCAGCACACAGGCAATTTGGAAGATATGTGACTCTGCAACTGTTAATGCAATGCTTACTTCTATGCCCAATACCTACCACTCACAGGAAAAGCTGTATCCAGCGTGATGGTGGATAAAATGAGTAACTTCCTTGCACATGCTTCAAATAACAAGCCCCAAACCCAGGAATTCCTGACAAAAATACCCTCCCATCCCCTACATCCCCACCAATTTTAATACCAACAAAACATCAGCAGGCACCTCACATGAGCATGAGCCATTGATAATGTCTGAAGGTTAGTCAAGGCTGGGAAAAGCTTAATACCACCACGATGAAACTCTACATCACAGTCTTACAAGGACATATAGGTGGAAAAATGACGTTTCACACAGCAGTTACTAGAAATAGAACCCCTGAGTCATGTTTGCACTTCCATGGCTATTGCTTGCAGCCAAACTCGTCAGAGGACTGTCATCCCCTTTCAGGATGCGGGAAAAGGGGGTTTAGTGTAAGTGACAGAGGCCTTGGCACTAGGCATGATATTAAAGCACCGCCCAGGCAGACGGAGCATACAACCCCCTCTTTTCCTGCTTCGAAGCCAGTCTCTTGCTGATACTGCCAAAACTTCTCACCATCTGTATGTGACAAGCAAGAACATTTGTTCCAGTGACATCTTCAGACACGTTATCAGACACACAGCGGCCCACCTTTACCTCAAGGGAAGAATTTAACTACCATTCACAGGGAACATCATGCAATAGGAAAGCAAACTGATGAACTCACAACATCCAAAAACAAGACACCTTCAGACTCATTTTCAGTAGTTCAGCAATAAACCCTGTGAATCAACAAAACACATGCCATGTCTCCACCAGTACCTCCTCACACACAGCACCCCCAAGACTCCCCTCAAACCCTTCACAGATTGCATGGTTGCCGTTGATCTTCATCATTTGCAGATGGACTCCATCGAAAGACAAGTTGCTCAGACAACTTCTCCTTACCAGGGACAATATTTGACTTCTCAGCACGTGCACGTGACAAGCAACAGCATTTCTCCCAGTGATATTTCAAGGAAACACGTCTACGAACATGTCTTTCTCTTTACAGCTGTAAACATGAAAGGCACGTACAGGACAGTCAGGCAAAGGTAACAGAGGTGATCTTCCACACATTATCAGAGACAAAGGCCCTCCTTCAGATCATTACAACGAGCAAGTCAAGAACTTAACacctgcagaaaggaagggaTCGGAACATACACTTCTAGATTGTGGCACTTAAGGTAGGTACATAATTCAGGTGTTTAGTAGGTAGCGAATACACAGTTTGCTCTTTCCAAGGCTCTCACTATGACATTTGTCATAAGTACATAATTAAGCTGTTAGTGAAGAATTGATGACAACCTGCAAACACACAGGAAGAACCTCCCAGGGCTCCCAATACAGCTGGAATAACATGCGTTAGGCCAAACTTACTTGGGAAGCCAAAATTCACATTGCATGATACTACAGCTGGGCACTGAACAGGGAAAGGAGCAAACCATCCCTCTTGTGTCCTTCAACAGCCCCTCACGAACAGCTCCCATGACTCCCATTTCCGACCCTTCACAACTTGCATGGTGTTCTTTGACCTTTATAATTTGCAAGCACACGGCATCAAAGAGCCAGTTGCCCAGACCATTTCCCTATAACGTGCACCAGGATCATGCCACGGACTTCACAGAGATCTCTTTACATATCTGTATGAAGAAGGAAGAGACATTTGCCTGCTCACTAGTCTTCTGGGAAGAAACATCAAGGGTCTAAGAGTAAGAGAGGAGCATGCCTCCAAGCAGGGCTGGATCAAGGAACAGCGTGCAACTCAGTCACGACAAAGCCTCGCGCTTAAGAAGTTCAAGGCAACAGTAGCcccacttctcctgcctcccacACCAACTGTAACGCTGAGACACAATCCCACGTTCACCTCCCCGGAGCAAGAGGCACCAGCACACAGCGCGTTCCTGAGCAAAGCTTTGCCTTCCTCGTAACTAAACCTCCCTAGGCAGGACACAGAACACGGGGGGAAcgggcagagaagcagcagagggaagcgTTGCGGAGAACGTCTCGTCAGAGGAACTcaccgggggagcggcggggtccGCGCGGCGGGTGCTGGCAGGGTCCTCCGCGAGCAGCGGCGCAGGCTCgtcgggcagcggccgggccgggagggtgTCGCAGCAGCTGCCGCCCGACAAGCGGAGCTGGCTTTTGCGTGAGTCGGCGGTGAGCGACACCTCGTGCGAGTAGGAGTGCAGGAAGGCGCGGACGCCGTCGATGCCCACGAAGTGCGAGGCCGGGACGCCGCGCaaggcgccgctgcccgccgccagcAGCTGCGAGCGgcgccagcgccagcgccgcaggcgcagcgccagcagcagcagcaggaaggcgaggaagaggcaggacacGGCCGCCACGGCCACCACCAGCCACCGCGTCAGGCTGCCGGCCGGctcgcccggcgccgccgccgcgctgcccagCTCCGCCAGCAGCTCGGCCACGCTCTCGGCCAGCACCACGGTCAGCGTGGCCGTGGCCGACAGCGCCGGACGCCCGTggtccttcaccaccaccaccaggctcTGCCGCGCCGCGTCGCGGGCCAGCGGGAAGCGCGCCGTGCGCACCTCGCCGCTGTGCAGCCCCACGCGGAACAGCCCCGGCTCCGTCGCCTTGGCCAGCTCGTACGACAGCCACGCGTTCTGCCCCGCGTCCGCGTCCACCGCCACCACCTTGGCCACCAGCGCCCCGGGCTCCGCCGAGCGCGGCGCCAGCTCCACGCCCGCCcagcccgcgcccggcgccgccgccgccggcgggtacAGCACCTGCGGCGCGTTGTCGTTCTCGTCCACGATCACGAGCCGCACCGACACGTTGCTGCTCAGCGCCGGCGCGCCGCCGTCCTCCGCCCGCACCCACAGCCACACCTCGCGCACCTCCTCGTAGTCGAAGGAGCGCAGCGCGTACAGCGCGCCCGTCTCCGCCTGCACCGACACGTAGGACGACAGCGGCGCGCCCCGCACCCGCCCCTCCGACAGCCGGTACCGCACGCGCGCGTTCTGCCCCCAGTCCGCGTCCGCCGCCCGCACCGTCAGCACCAGCGCGCCCGCCGCGTTGTTCTCGGGCAGCCGCGCGCTGTAGCGCGCCTCCGCGAAcaccggcgcgttgtcgttcacgtccagCACCCGCAGCGCCAGCACCGCGCTGCTCCGCAGCGCCGGCGACCCGCCGTCCGCCGCCCGCACCGTCACGTTGTACTCCGCCACCTCCTCCCGGTCCAGCTCCCTCGCCGTCACCACGCGGTAGTAGTCCTCGAAGGACTTCTCCAGGCGGAACGGGAGGCGCTCGGCCATGCTGCACCGCACCTCGCCGTTCGCCCCCGAGTCCCGGTCCTGCACGTGCAGCAGGGCCACCACCGTCCCCGACGGGGCGTCCTCAGAGATCGCGCTCAGCGCCGACGACACTGTCAGTTCGGGAGCGTTGTCGTTTACATCGGTCACAGAGATCGCGACTTTCGCCGTGTCGGAAAGTCCGCCGCCGTCCCGTGCCTGCACCTCCACTTCGTAGGAGTCGCCTTCCTCGAAGTCCAGGCTCCGCACCAGACTGATCGCTCCTGTCTCGGGGTCCAGCTGGAACATTTCCAATGCGATGTGCGACACTTTCTTCAATGAGTATTTCACGTGCCCGTTCAGCCCCTCGTCGGCGTCGGTGGCCGTGACGGTGACGAGGACGGAGCCCACGGGCACGTCCTCCGGCACACGCACCGTGtactccgcctggctgaacacggGCGCGTTGTCGTTCGCGTCCAGCACCGCCACGCGGATCCGCGCCGTGCCCGTCCGCGCCGGCTCTCCGCCGTCGCTCGCCCTCAGCACCAGCTCGTGAAACGCCGcctcctcccggtccagcgcCTTCGCCAGCACCAGCTCGGGACGCTGatcgccgccggggcccgcctgCACGGCCAGCGAGAAGTGCTCGTCGCCGCTCAGCTCGTAGCTCTGCAGCGAATTCCGTCCCACGTCCGGGTCGTGAGCCTCGGCCAGGGGAAACCGCGACCCTGGGGCTGTCGTCTCGCTCATTCTCTCCTCCAGCTCGATTTCCTTGAAGCTGGGCGCGTTGTCGTTAATGTCCGTGATTTCCACTTCGATTCCGTAAACCTGCATTTCCCCCTCCATTATCACCTCACACCGCAGCATGCACTTTTCCAACAGCCGGCACAGCTGTTCTCTGTCTATCCTCTGCGCCGTCACTAAATGTCCCGTCTTCCCGTGCAGAGCGAAATACTGCGTCCTACCTTTGTCCAAGATGCTGAGGTCGCGGTGGCGGAGcgccggcagctccagccccaggtccTTGGCCACGTCGCCCACGAACGAGCCCTTCGGCATCTCCTCGGGAACCGAGTAGCgcagctgcccccacgctgcctcccACGCCGCCACCAGCACGCACCACAGCAGGGctcgctcccgccggccccgatACCTCCCCGCCGCGCACATCGCCGCCGCGGCACTGCCGGCACCGCACCaccgccggcagctccccgccgccgcccgccgatCCGGCTCGCCgctcccggccgctgccgccggcccctccgcctcGCTGAAGCACGGCTCCGCACCGCGGGGACACTCGCAGACCGCCCGGCCGCCGAGACAGCTACAGAGCAAGCGAGCGAGCGAGCCGAGCCGCAGCGGGCGGGGCTGCCTCCAGCGCTCCGgccttcctcccgctcctcctcggTCAACAGCGGCGCCCGCAGCCTCCTCCCGGCACTGCAGGCACCCAGCGCTGCcgagcgctgcccgccctgcctttCCCACGCGCAGCTCGCGGGGACCGGACAGTCCACACGGAGACGTCGGTTTCTCGAGCCCATCTCCTCTTTCATCCTCCAGGCGACCACAACCAGGAGGAAGGCTGAGGCCTCCCGTGGGCGTGGTGTTTCTACCGCACGGGAAAAAGGACTCGCTAATGCCCATCTATGTAAAGTAAAATACTCTTTCGTAATATGACGTGCAGAATATTACGAGTCTTGGCCCATTCGTTCAAAAGCACAATCTCTGCCACGAATTTTTGTAGCTGTCTAGCTTCAATGCATAAGAAAACGCTTGCTGAAATTCCAACTACGACATTCAGACCCGCCCCACGGAGAACCAGAGATATCAGACTCATTAGCCGAAACGGcagcaacttttctttaaatacttccgTTCATCTGGAACACGCTCCAAATTATCTACTCCACAACCATTGACTGAGATCAGACATGTAAGGGCTGAAGAAGGTGGGGTCAGTCAATTGAAACTGAGACCCTAAACCCGTACAGCTCCTGAGGAAGTGAACTTGCTCAGGCACCTGCGCCGTGCTCAGGGATTTCTCCCTAGAAGACCTTCCTGGGAACACAGTACAGAAAGAAGAACGCTCCCCTGTTGCTCGAAAGTCATTCTGTCCCACCCACCCCGGTTTCAGGCTACAGGTCACCTGATCACTTCGCACTGATTGTACGACAGCTACCCAGGAGGCAGGAAGCACCTGCAGTGAACCTGGCCAGAATCATCTGCTCGGCCTCCCGCAGACTCCGGGGAAAATGGCTTTGCGAgtgcagcaagaagaaaaacaggtacaTCTGCCTTTGCTCCTATGCTCATTCTGTGGCCCACAACAGCAAACAGGGGGTGATTGCAGCCGTACGACAGGGTTGGTTTGCTCCAAATTTTTCTTGTGCGTCTACTTTCCCGATAGTCGTCTATTCTCAGCGGTATTTTGGAATGGGATGAGAGCAATGCAATGCTTCAGTCAAGTCACTGAGCTAGCGCCTACATCATTAAACACCCAAAGCTGCAGCTAATACTGAGCAAGGAAAGTTAATGGACTCTAATGGgtgatttccctttttaatagGCCACATTAATTCAGGGTTTGTATGGTTTATACACACTTACACTGAAACAATGGATTCGATGGCTTGAACGACTAGGAAGgggctttcattttgtcagaaatCCAGGTGTAAACAAAGTAATAAGAGGCGTGGGGACCATTTCCACATGTGCAAATGGACTTTATCGAAATGCCTAACTGCTGTCGTTTTGAGTATGCCCTTGTCGTTGTCGATATGTTCTCAGACATATGGGTAGAGGCTTCTCCTTGTAAACGGGCAGACACAACAACTATTGCAAGAAATGGCTGAGAGACCGACTTCCTCGGTTTTGTATTGCCTTGTCAATGCGATCAACCACGTCCAAGCACCTCTCtttgggaaaaggggagaggaaaagaagacaggCTCCGAAATACAAaagccgatttttttttttttttttttttgagatctcaTACTACACTGTGTATGAAAGACAGATCAGGAACAATAAAACTACCACCCaggatagaattaaaaaaaaaaaaaaaaagacaaataactgCACAAAGAAACAATGCCTGGAGAAATTAACCCATCCCACGTGGGCTACCATTTCTGAAGAAGCCTTCCACCAAAAGATGGGCCACACTCCCCTCCTTCATCAGGAAGGAATAACCTGTAACTTCTCCTTTCATGGAGAAAGCACGcacatttcaggaaggaaaaatctcCAACGCCAAGGGTCAAGCCCTTCTCCCGACTCCATCATGCAGAATCCCCAGATTTCATGCTACACAGTGAGGATTGGTGCTCACCGTTAAAATGGGAAATAACCGTACAAAGAACTCGGAAGAATCATGCCTGGTTATAATTTATCCGTCCGATTAATGCTGCCATTTCTGCACCAGCCTTCCTCCAAAACATGAGAGGGCACACGGAGGAAGAGGGGAACATTCACTACGGATGAACAACCTATAAGTTCTCCATTCATGGAGAAAACACGCACCTTTCCTTCGGGAAAACAGCGGGGTTCCATCCAGCTATCAACCAGCTTCAAGTACAtcgcttggggaaaaaaagacccgGAAAGAAAAGCCTCCAACTCCAAGCCTCCACCACATTTTTCGTTATGCAGAATCATTAATTTGCCACGGTCAGCGTTCACCGTTCAAGTGACAGTTGCAGTCAAAACCTCTCAGCTGAACCTGAACCTGTGACCACCGATACACCAAGGAGCGCCGCCGCTAACTGCCTGCTCTGAATGGAAGGGAGTTACCCCGACCTTTCATTCCTTCACGGAGACACGGACGGGCACTCCCCATCCACaacacctgaaaaaaccccagggCAGTAGGGACGGCGGTTCAGAAAGGCTCAAGGAAAACAGCGGGAGAGCGCGGGCTTACAGACCTGCGGTGCGTCGGGGTCCGCGGGCGGCTCTCCCGCGCCgacgctgctgctggggctccgcTTCGCGCAGGGCTCCCCGCCGAGAAGCTCCTCCGCGGGCAGGCTGGGcagcggcggcgacggcggcggcagCCAAGCGCCCTCGGCgacggcgcggcccggcgccacGCACAGGTTGTAGGAGTAGGGCAAGGTGCCCTCGCAGAAGTCGGCCGGGAAGGCGGCGCCGGCCACGGAGAAGCGCTGCGCGCCCAGGCAGCGCAGgacggcgggcggcccggcccggcgcaccCGCGCCAGCACGGCCAGCGCCACGCTCAGCAGGAACAGAGCGGAGAGGAGCGCCAGCGCCAGCACCAGGTAGAACTGCAGCTCCGCCGGCgaggcggcgcccgccgcccgctcgctCAGCTCCGGCAGCGCCTCCTGCAAGCTCTCGGCCAGCACCACGTGCAGCGTGGCCGTGGCCGACAGCGCCGGCTGCCCGTggtccttcaccaccaccaccagccgcTGCTTCGCCGCGTCCCTCTCCGACACGGCCCGCGCCGTCCGCACCTCGCCGCTGTGCAGCCCCACGCGGAACAGCGCCGGCTCCGGCGCCTGCACCAGCTCGTACGACAGCCACGCGTTGCGCCCCGCGTCCGCGTCCACCGCCACCACCTTGGCCACCACGTACCCGGCCTCGGCCGACCGCGGCACCACCTCgaacggggccggggccgcggccgcggccggggccgctcccgcgcccgccgccgcacccgccgccggccACAGCACCCGCGGCGCGTTGTCGTTGCGGTCCAGCACGAAGACGCGCACCGTCGCCGTCGAGCTCCGCGCCGGCGCCCCGCCGTCCTGCGCCCGCACCGCCACCGCGAACTCGCGGCACTGCTCGTAGTCGAAGGAGCGCTGCGCGTAcaccgcgccgctccgcgcctccaCCGACACGTACGGCGCCaagcccgcgctgccgcccgccagcCAGTAGCTCACGCGCCCGTTGGCGCCCGCGTCCGCGTCCCGCGCGCGCACGCGCAGCACCGGCGCGCCCGCCGCGTTGTTCTCCGCCACGTAGGCGCTGTAGGCGGCCTCCTCGAAcaccggcgcgttgtcgttcacgtccgACACCTCCAGCACCAGCGCCGCGCGGCTGGAGAGCGCCGGGCTGCCCCGGTCCCTGGCAGTGATGGTGATATTGTAAGCGGAGACCTTTTCTCTGTCCATGGCACTGGCTGTTATTAGTTTGTAGGTGTTCTCTGCTGACGGTTCTAGTCTGAAAGGCAAATCGCCGTCGATGTTGCAGCTCACTTGTCTGTTATCCCCCGAGTCTCTGTCACGGACATTGATCACAGCTACAACTGTGCTCGGGACGGAGTCTTCGGGTATCGGGTTCAAGATAGGCAGGAGGGAAAGGGTTGGCGCATTGTCGTTCACGTCTAGAATGTCTATGTGCACTTTGGCGTGCGCAATCAGCCCGCCCCCGTCCCTGCCTTCAACAGTCGCTTCAtaatatttctcttcttcataATCTAAGGGGCCTGTAACTTTCACGTCCCCTGTCCTGGAGTCCAGAGTGAAGACCTGGCGAGCACTGTTTGCCATGTCACTGAAAGAGTAGGTAATTTCTGCATTTGTACCTTCGTCGCCATCAGTAGCTTTCACCTGAAAAGCTAAGGAGCCCTCTGGCAGGTTTTCCAGCACTCGAACCTTGTAGATCTCTTTGGTGAATACCGGCGCGTTGTCATTTGCGTCGGTCACGTTAATCTTAATCTGGGTGGTCCCGGATCGGACTGGATCCCCACCATCCACCGCCGTCAGTATCAAATGgtgatttctctgtttttctcgaTCTAAGCTTTTCTCCAGTACCAAT is drawn from Mycteria americana isolate JAX WOST 10 ecotype Jacksonville Zoo and Gardens chromosome 8, USCA_MyAme_1.0, whole genome shotgun sequence and contains these coding sequences:
- the LOC142414122 gene encoding protocadherin gamma-A10-like → MCAAGRYRGRRERALLWCVLVAAWEAAWGQLRYSVPEEMPKGSFVGDVAKDLGLELPALRHRDLSILDKGRTQYFALHGKTGHLVTAQRIDREQLCRLLEKCMLRCEVIMEGEMQVYGIEVEITDINDNAPSFKEIELEERMSETTAPGSRFPLAEAHDPDVGRNSLQSYELSGDEHFSLAVQAGPGGDQRPELVLAKALDREEAAFHELVLRASDGGEPARTGTARIRVAVLDANDNAPVFSQAEYTVRVPEDVPVGSVLVTVTATDADEGLNGHVKYSLKKVSHIALEMFQLDPETGAISLVRSLDFEEGDSYEVEVQARDGGGLSDTAKVAISVTDVNDNAPELTVSSALSAISEDAPSGTVVALLHVQDRDSGANGEVRCSMAERLPFRLEKSFEDYYRVVTARELDREEVAEYNVTVRAADGGSPALRSSAVLALRVLDVNDNAPVFAEARYSARLPENNAAGALVLTVRAADADWGQNARVRYRLSEGRVRGAPLSSYVSVQAETGALYALRSFDYEEVREVWLWVRAEDGGAPALSSNVSVRLVIVDENDNAPQVLYPPAAAAPGAGWAGVELAPRSAEPGALVAKVVAVDADAGQNAWLSYELAKATEPGLFRVGLHSGEVRTARFPLARDAARQSLVVVVKDHGRPALSATATLTVVLAESVAELLAELGSAAAAPGEPAGSLTRWLVVAVAAVSCLFLAFLLLLLALRLRRWRWRRSQLLAAGSGALRGVPASHFVGIDGVRAFLHSYSHEVSLTADSRKSQLRLSGGSCCDTLPARPLPDEPAPLLAEDPASTRRADPAAPPVSSSDETFSATLPSAASLPVPPVFCVLPREV
- the LOC142413709 gene encoding protocadherin gamma-B5-like, translated to MEVRPAAQGRAAAGRVALLAVLLPVCCRAAPERIRYAIPEELGRGSLVGPLARDLGLSPADLPARKLRIVSGDEKQYFTLWEDNTNLRINERIDREGICGAVSPCVLSLEAVVENPFNIFRVSVTIQDINDNAPQFDREFVAIEMIESTPPGTRFPLSSGRDPDIGANSLQNYQLTPNPLFSLVVRESPDRTKHAELVLEKSLDREKQRNHHLILTAVDGGDPVRSGTTQIKINVTDANDNAPVFTKEIYKVRVLENLPEGSLAFQVKATDGDEGTNAEITYSFSDMANSARQVFTLDSRTGDVKVTGPLDYEEEKYYEATVEGRDGGGLIAHAKVHIDILDVNDNAPTLSLLPILNPIPEDSVPSTVVAVINVRDRDSGDNRQVSCNIDGDLPFRLEPSAENTYKLITASAMDREKVSAYNITITARDRGSPALSSRAALVLEVSDVNDNAPVFEEAAYSAYVAENNAAGAPVLRVRARDADAGANGRVSYWLAGGSAGLAPYVSVEARSGAVYAQRSFDYEQCREFAVAVRAQDGGAPARSSTATVRVFVLDRNDNAPRVLWPAAGAAAGAGAAPAAAAAPAPFEVVPRSAEAGYVVAKVVAVDADAGRNAWLSYELVQAPEPALFRVGLHSGEVRTARAVSERDAAKQRLVVVVKDHGQPALSATATLHVVLAESLQEALPELSERAAGAASPAELQFYLVLALALLSALFLLSVALAVLARVRRAGPPAVLRCLGAQRFSVAGAAFPADFCEGTLPYSYNLCVAPGRAVAEGAWLPPPSPPLPSLPAEELLGGEPCAKRSPSSSVGAGEPPADPDAPQVCKPALSRCFP